The DNA window ctctgaaatgacctgtgattggccaaggTCTCCcgggttagattttttttagagcctgaaaacagagccatgaggaggtgcagaagtctagttatctcccagaacacttgaattacaaaatgctgaaaggttattatggagattttcgcccaatgatgccaaaaaaaacgttctgcctacttcCGCCGTAATGTTTTATTTGACCATGTGCACCACTCGTCTGAAGGCCTCTTCAACTCCAACTCCCGTCGATGCGGAACAAGGCTGAATGAACCAATCCCGACCCGAGCAGATCTTCTTCAGGTTCAGCTTGTCCTTGATCTCAGTGACGGTCAGAGCTCCGTTCACGTCCTGTTTGTTGGCGATGAGAACCAGAGGACGACCTCGCAGCTGCTCGCTCCTCAGCGTCTTCTCCAGCTCTCTGCGCGCCTCCTCCAGACGCTCCTGACCAGAGCTGTCCACCACGAACACCACCATCGCTGCATCCTGGTGGAAACTCATCCAGTGCTCTCGCATCTTCCGCTGACCACCGACATCCCAGAGAGTCAACGTGATGTTCTTACTGTTCTTCCTCGCCTCGAACATTTCCACGTTGAAGCCAATGGTTGGCACGGTGCCTACACAAATGTTGTGCTTCAGTTTGTAGAGGAGAGTCGACTTCCCAGCGTTGTCCAGGCCCAGGAGGAGAACTTGGGCATCTGGTTGTTTAGATCCTCGCAGTCCCATGGCAAAACAGTCAACTCAAGTGGGATAGGCACATCTTTCACTTATACAGtgctctctcttgcttcactcAGTGTTTGCTTAGTGCGTTGCCCTGAGTTTAATAGATGAGCCATTATAGCTCCATGCTGACTAACATGCATCACCGATAAGACGCCACACACAAAGGGCAAAGTGTGCACCAACTAGAGGAGATCCCTTTTTTATGTACGCTGTATAAGTAGAGTCATGCAAACTTATTGCATCAGTAAAACAATATTGTTGAATGCAATGGCAACGTGCTAGTCTTGTCGTGCATAAAGGTTATAAGTTAGTTTAGTGAAGGacatcaaaggtcaaaggtcacattcCATTTAAGTTCACAGAGTCCAAAGGATAATCAGGTACATTCTTGCTTAAAAGTTTTTCGTTGCTATGGCTTGTTTCTGCTGTAAATATGATTTCTTAGAATAAAACCTTCTAAATTAGAAAGATCAAGGTAAAATGagtcagttgttgttgttttttttaataggaCCATGGTGCACAGTGCCTTGAATACATTGTTGCACACTACAATCATTTACCTGAAATTACATTCTGACACAGTCCAACTTTAATCACACATACAACACAATAGTTGCGCCAGTGTAAATGACAATAAGGGGGCAAAGTGTGCACCAACTTGTGGATATCCCTTGTTTATGTACGCTGTATAAGTAGAGTTATGCAAACTTATTGCATCAGTAAAACAATATTGTTCTTCCGCGGTGAATGCAATGGCAACGTGCTATAGCCTTGTCATGCATAAAGGTTACAAAAGGTTATAAGTTAGTTTAGTGAAGGACATTCTGCTACTTAAGTTCACAGAGTCTAAAGGATAATCAGGTACATTCTTGCTCAAAAGTTGTTTTCGTTGCTGTGGCTTGTTTCTGCTGTAAATATGATTTCTAAGAATAAAACCCACTCTTTTAAATTAGAAAGAACAAAGGTAAAAGAagtcatttgttgttttgtttttttaataggaCCATGGTGCACAGTGCCTTGAATACATTGTTGCACACTACAATCATTTGCCTGAAATTACATTCTGACTCAGTCCAGTTTTAATCACATATACAACACAATAGTTGCCCCAGTGTAAATGACAATAAACATAAGGAACAATATCCAGATTTCATCTGCCAAAGAAATAAATGCAGTTTCTTTCTGAACCAGCGTTAACCTCCTCCATATAGTAAAATAAATCCTTCATTTCAACATACATTTCATACAGTTTATACAATCCAATCCTGACATCCTCTTGACATAAATGTCAAGAGGATGTTGTACTCACACAACATCACAACTTTCCCATCAACCACCTCAAAGTTTCCAGAGCttctaaaaaacaaaaggagCCAAAAGCCCCTTTGGACATTATGCTGCTGTGACACCCTTCAGTTTCTGAGAGACATTTCGGCCAAACATCAAGTCCTAAATCTAAAGGTGAGTCAGCACTGACCTCCAGTCCATCACATTCAAACGACcatcaatataaaaaaacatttcatttaaaaaaaatctttgtgcTATGGTATCACATTCGGTGATATATTGCATTCTAAAAAAGAGGATGCAGTCAaataaaaaggaaggaaaaataaattatgGTTGGTCAGCCGTTGGAAGGATGCACTTTTCACCTTGGCACAGTTGGCCAAAGTGCACTTACAAACCACTCTAGTTCATGTAAACATCAGAGTGGTTGATATTAGCTGTCACCACGATGCGTTTACGCCCGAAATCCAACTCTCAGTACTGATTTATCCCAAACTCCCTTCTTTCATTTGATCAACTCCACATAtatatctgaaaatgttttcaaaaaataaGACTTAGGTGTATCCATTCTTACAAACACAGAGATAACTCACGCAGATAtgttggaaacaaaacaaaacttagtttccaaagaaaacatgttatcTCAGTGCGCATGACACATGAtactcttcatctcctctcatcatcTTCCTCTCGTGCAGTCTGACACTGAATATATGAATGTCTCATATAgactaaatcaataaatcacagTGATCAGTCCAGACAACTCTTCCTTTAAATCCACCTTGACTCcacactgctgctgcagtgtcGATGCGCCATGGAGACACACCGCAGCACAGGAACCCAAATCAGTGGCGACACCTGCTGCTCGGGAGATGCCAGAGCTTTAAGGAAACACAGAGTGCATCCAAGCACAGAATGCTTCACTTGAATTCCCTCGAAGAAT is part of the Sebastes umbrosus isolate fSebUmb1 chromosome 12, fSebUmb1.pri, whole genome shotgun sequence genome and encodes:
- the arl14 gene encoding ADP-ribosylation factor-like protein 14; translation: MGLRGSKQPDAQVLLLGLDNAGKSTLLYKLKHNICVGTVPTIGFNVEMFEARKNSKNITLTLWDVGGQRKMREHWMSFHQDAAMVVFVVDSSGQERLEEARRELEKTLRSEQLRGRPLVLIANKQDVNGALTVTEIKDKLNLKKICSGRDWFIQPCSASTGVGVEEAFRRVVHMVK